The following are encoded in a window of Carya illinoinensis cultivar Pawnee chromosome 15, C.illinoinensisPawnee_v1, whole genome shotgun sequence genomic DNA:
- the LOC122297042 gene encoding uncharacterized protein LOC122297042, with amino-acid sequence MDKSWMTLGDRLLSPAYADGVRNFLTMAQNHAMGSDRIRCPCRICCNNLFLPILEVESHLFIKGIDPNYTHWIFHGEEETLPTIDDDGDPSIESGDVYIDDIDGMLDDIRVATFQDAPQDNTTSPTHSAIPQSSPNSTFDQLLEDARRPLFEGCTNFSKLSFVVKLLHIKTLGGWSIKSFDMLLSLLRSAFPNAELPQSYEEARTLERGLGFTYHKIHACPNDCILFWKENVHLSECPICKASRWKPNTHGSRVIPQKVLRHFPLKPRLRRLFVSSKIAGDMRWHKEQRVIDESSMRHPADSESWKTFDQAHSWFARDARNVRLGLASDGFNPFNNLAKPYSIWPVILVPYNLPPWLCMKDSFFMTSLIIPGPKSPGNDIDVYLQPLIDELLELWAHGVPTYDASTKEMFMLHAALLWTINDFPAYGNLSGWSTKGKLACPSCNASTDSNWLKYGRKHCYMGHRRLLPSDHIWRTRKALFNSKEDLRMPPALVEGADLITQLQMLGDIQFGKSCRKRKRTTEELNWTKKSIFFKLPYWSTMRHRHNLDVMHIEKNISENILGTLMNIPGKTKDNTNSRRDLEILGFRKELHLKREGERTIMPHASYTLHGDERNKFCEWLAEVKFPDGFASNITHCVSVRDSKISGLKSHDHHVFLQTLLPIAVGGFLRRDIALALTELSSFFKELCARTLDVNRLSKLQLDIVTILCKLEMIFPPSFFDVMVHLAVHLPREAILGGPVQYRWMYPFERYLGKFKRYVKNKAHPEGSIAEAWVHIECLTFCSMYLKDVETKFNRPDRNIDGVEDETVDGFTIFNQKLRPLGIANSVQLHDKLHTAAIWEHYDKCKMSNPNSIDRTQQTEFPNWFKQRVVDQRNNNPLDVSPDLYALACGPDRWVATYAACIINGKRFHTKSRELRRRSQNSGVLVTGDQETDNVDFYGVINDVVELHYMGGRRVYLFSCDWFDVGDKRRGVRVDDHLTSVNMNRTWYKDEPYVLACQASQCFYIRDIRAKGNWFVVQKYNNRNVYDIPPVHRVLEGNDGESRD; translated from the exons atggacaaaagctggATGACTTTGGGTGATAGACTTTTATCACCTGCTTATGCTGATGGGGTACGCAATTTCCTTACAATGGCACAAAACCATGCCATGGGAAGTGATCGCATTCGGTGTCCATGCCGTATATGCTGTAATAATCTCTTCTTGCCTATACTTGAGGTGGAGTCTCACTTGTTTATAAAAGGGATAGATCCAAATTACACGCactggatatttcatggggaggaggaaacacTCCCCACCATTGACGATGATGGCGATCCATCGATTGAAAGTGGAGATGTGTACATTGATGACATAGATGGTATGCTAGATGACATACGGGTAGCCACATTCCAAGATGCTCCTCAAGACAACACTACATCACCAACTCACTCAGCAATACCTCAATCCTCCCCAAACTCAACTTTTGACCAACTATTAGAGGATGCCCGACGGCCTCTTTTCGAGGGTTGCACAAATTTCTCAAAGCTCTCTTTCGTAGTGAAgttgttacatattaaaacacttggtgggtGGTCAATCAAGTCTTTTGATATGCTGCTAAGCCTTTTGCGGTCAGCCTTTCCTAATGCTGAAttgccacaatcatatgaggagGCAAGGACATTGGAGCGCGGTTTGGGTTTCACGTACCACAAAATACATGCATGCCCTAATGAttgcatcttattctggaaggaaaatgtTCATCTGTCTGAGTGTCCTATCTGTAAGGCGTCGCGATGGAAGCCAAATACACACGGGTCACGAGTGATCCCTCAAAAAGTGCTTCGTCATTTTCCCTTGAAGCCAAGATTGCGGCGTCTCTTTGTGTCAAGCAAGATAGCGGGTGACATGAGATGGCATAAGGAGCAGCGGGTCATCGATGAGAGTAGTATGagacatcctgctgactctgagTCTTGGAAGACATTTGATCAAGCTCATAGTTGGTTTGCAAGGGATGCTCGCAATGTCAGGCTTGGTTTGGCAAGTGACGGGTTCAATCCCTTCAACAATTTGGCAAAACcttatagcatttggccagtgatTCTTGTCCCGTATAACTTACCGCCATGGTTATGCATGAAGGATTCATTCTTTATGACATCCCTCATTATCCCTGGCCCAAAATCACCAgggaatgacattgatgttTATTTGCAACCATTAATTGATGAGTTACTTGAACTTTGGGCACATGGGGTACCTACATATGATGCATCCACTaaagaaatgttcatgttaCATGCcgccttgttgtggacaattaATGACTTTCCCGCCTATGGAAATCTGTCTGGCTGGTCAACAAAAGGGAAATTGGCATGTCCATCTTGCAATGCCAGTACAGATTCCAACTGGTTGAAGTATGGtagaaaacattgttatatgggacatcgACGTCTCTTACCCAGCGATCACATCTGGCGAACGAGAAAAGCGTTGTTCAACAGTAAAGAAGATCTTCGCATGCCACCAGCATTGGTTGAAGGAGCAGATCTAATAACTCAGTTACAAATGCTTGGAGATATTCAATTTGGAAAATCTTGTAGGAAGAGAAAACGCACAACAGAAGAGTTGAACTGGACAAAGAAAAGCATATTCTTCAAACTACCTTATTGGTCAACAATGCGGCAtagacataatctagatgttatgcatattgagaagaatatttccGAGAACATTTTGGGCACTTTAATGAACATCCCCGGCAAGACAAAAGATAACACTAATTCACGGCGTGACCTAGAGATCCTGGGGTTTAGAAAGGAATTACATTTGAAACGTGAAGGTGAACGAACTATTATGCCACATGCATCATACACATTACATGGAGATGAAAGGAATAAATTCTGTGAGTGGCTTGCTGAGGTGAAATTTCCTGATGGGTTTGCTTCTAATATCACGCACTGTGTATCTGTACGTGATTCCAAGATCTCTGGGCTCAAAAGCCATGACCATCATGTTTTCTTGCAAACACTACTTCCTATTGCTGTGGGGGGGTTCTTAAGGAGGGATATTGCAttggctttgactgaacttagtagtttcttcaaagagttgtgtGCCCGAACACTAGATGTGAATCGCCTATCAAAGCTCCAGCTTGATATCGTCACCATTTTATGCAAACTGGAGATGattttccctccatcttttttcgATGTAATGGTCCACCTAGCTGTCCATTTACCCCGTGAGGCTATTCTTGGCGGTCCAGTTCAATATCGGTGGATGTACCCGTTTGAGAGGTATCTCGGCAAgttcaagcggtatgttaagaaCAAAGCACAtccagaaggttcaatagcGGAAGCCTGGGTTCACATTGAGTGTTTGACATTTTGCTCAATGTATCTCAaagatgttgagacgaagtTTAATCGACCGGACCGTAACATTGATGGTGTAGAAGATGAGACTGTAGATGGGTTCACAATTTTCAACCAGAAACTTCGTCCCTTGGGTATAGCTAATAGTGTGCAATTACACGATAAACTCCATACAGCAGCCATTTG GGAACACTATGACAAATGCAAGATGTCAAACCCAAATTCTATTGATCGCACGCAACAAACTGAGTTTCCAAATTGGTTCAAGCAACGT GTGGTGGACCAGCGTAACAACAACCCACTTGATGTGTCCCCAGATTTGTATGCGTTAGCTTGCGGTCCTGACCGTTGGGTCGCAACATATGCTGCCTGCATTATAAATGGTAAACGGTTCCATACGAAGAGCCGTGAACTTCGTCGGCGAAGCCAAAATTCCGGAGTGTTGGTAACTGGTGATCAAGAAACTGATAATGTAGATTTTTATGGTGTTATAAATGATGTTGTAGAGTTACACTACATGGGAGGTCGGAGAGTGTACTTGTTcagttgtgattggtttgatgttggtgataaAAGGCGAGGGGTACGGGTAGACGATCATTTAACTAGTGTCAATATGAataggacttggtataaggacGAACCATATGTGCTGGCATGTCAGGCTTCCCAGTGTTTTTACATTAGGGATATAAGGGCGAAAGGTAATTGGTTTGTTGTGCAAAAGTACAATAATAGGAATGTGTATGACATTCCACCAGTGCACAGGGTTCTAGAGGGTAATGATGGCGAATCAAGAGATTGA